The sequence below is a genomic window from Candidatus Omnitrophota bacterium.
TATCGCATACGCCGATGAACGCGGTCAATATGGCCAGAGAGACCAGGACCACTACCGTGGAACCGATCAGCTCGTCTTTGGTCGGCCACGAGACCTTGGACATCTCCAATTTAACATCCTTAAAAAAGACAGCGACTTTATTTGCCATAGTAAGTTATTTATTCCTGCGAAACATACGGCTGGAGCGAACCTGGCGCTTTTCCGCGCGTTTCTCGATTCCCTAATCGCGACCGCCCACCCGATATTCCGTTAGGGAGTGGCAGGCCAGGAGGGACTCGAACCCCCAACACGCGGTTTTGGAGACCGCTGCTCTACCAATTAGAGCTACTGGCCTCCGTCGACCGCCTTCCAGGCATCGCCTTTCAGTACAGAGGAGACCTTCTGGTTCACCGGTAACCTTCGCGCTCCACGACCTCGCCTACAGGCAAGGGCCTTCTAGATTACGACTTTATCTCCTTATGTGGTGTATGTTTCTTACAAGTTTTACAGAACTTCTTCAACTCGAGCTTATCGGGATTCTTCTTCTTGTTCTTTGTGGAAGAATAGTTCCTGTTCTTGC
It includes:
- the secE gene encoding preprotein translocase subunit SecE, which gives rise to MANKVAVFFKDVKLEMSKVSWPTKDELIGSTVVVLVSLAILTAFIGVCDIILSKIVNVIMSRL
- the rpmG gene encoding 50S ribosomal protein L33, with protein sequence MAQEVITFECSQCKNRNYSSTKNKKKNPDKLELKKFCKTCKKHTPHKEIKS